Genomic window (Planococcus sp. MSAK28401):
CTGCCACCAAACTATCCGTTCTGCCGATCATTGGCGTATTGCCGGCATGGCCTGCCTGCCCTGAAAACTTCACTTCCATCCAAGCCGGGCCGGCGATTCCGTTGACGATGCCAACCGGCTGATTTTTTTGTTCCAGCTTTTTGCCTTGCTCGATATGCACTTCTGCGAACAACTCCAGCTCCGATAAATCCCTAACCGACTTGCGGAATCCATCCAGAGAGCTGCCGTAAGAATTAAGAACTTGTTCCAAGCCTTCACCGTTGTAATCCCGCAACTGCTTCATCTCTTGTTCGGTAATGTCCCCCGTCATCGCACGGCTCCCAGTCAGGCCGCTGTTGAATCTTGAGCCTTCCTCGTCGGTGAAAATCACTACTTCATAGGGTTTTTCAGGAACAAAGCCGACTGACTTCCAGGCTTCAACCACTTCAAGCGCAGATAGCACACCGAGCGGGCCATCAAAATTGCCGCCATTCGGTACGCTGTCGACATGAGACCCCGACGCGATAGCAGGGCCATCCGACTGCCCAGGTAAAGAACCGAAAACATTTCCGGCACCATCTTCCCTCACGCTAAGGCCAGCCTCTTCCATCCAGGAGCTGACCAATCGCTTGGCTTGTTTTTCTTCACCGGATAACCCCGGCCGTTTGATTCCGCCAGGTTCGGTGTAGCCGATTTCCGACAAGGCATGCAAGCGTTTTGCAAGGCGTTCCCCGCTGATTCCCGAATGATCCAATTGCTTATCGTATCCCTTGATCAAGTCTTCGTATAATGTGCTATTTCCCATAAGCCCCTCCATCGATTTGATTATTTTTTATTCAAGTAAGAATAAGCATATTGTGCATACAATTCCGCACCGGTTGAAAGCGCCTCTTCATCGATATTGAACCGCCCGTGATGATGTGCCCATTGCGTATCTTTTTCTGGATTCCCCGCTCCGACCAATGCGAAACAGCCTGGTGCTTCGTCCAAAAAGAACGAGAAATCTTCTCCACCCATCGTCGGCTCTTCATGATACAAAACATCTTCCCCGAAAGCTTCTACTGCCACTACACGTGCCAACTGTGCGCTTTCAGCTTCATTGATGACCGCCTGCGTGCCGTGGATGTATTCCAGTTCAGCAGTCCCACCATAAAGCTCGGCAGTATTTCTGGCATATACTTCGAGCTGCTTTTCGATATGGTCGCGCACTTCCGGATCGAAACAGCGGACCGTGCCTTCAATAAGCGCATTCTCTGCGATGACATTAAAGCGTGTGCCGACCGTCATTTTGCCAACCGTGACGACTGCGGGCTGCTGCGGGTCTATTGTTCTTGAGACGATTGACTGGACATTCATGACAAACGAAGACGCCATGACCGACGCATCGATGCATGCTTGTGGCATGGCACCATGCCCGCCGCGCCCAGTGAATCGGATATTGAAAATATCAGCAGACGCGAATGATGGCCCTGCTGTGCAAGATACCATCCCGGTTGGGCTTTGTGACCAAATGTGCATGCCAAATACATTATCGACGCCTTCCATCGCGCCTTGTTGGACCATTGCCCGTGCGCCTGTCGCGACTTCTTCTGCCGGCTGGAACAAGAACCTGACCGTTCCCTCGAGCTGGTCTTTGACCGAAACGAGCGTTTTTGCGGCAATTAACAACATCGCTGTATGGGCATCATGCCCACAAGCATGCATTTTCCCTTGTTCTTTGGAGCGGTACGGCAAATCCGAAGTGAGCTCTTCGACAGACAAAGCGTCCATGTCTGCCCGCAGGGCCACCGTCTTCCCGGGATTGGCGCCAACCAATTCACCAATAACACCGGTCGGTTCGGTTTTGCGGCATTCGATCCCGAGTTCGGTCAAATAGCTAAAGACGTATTCCGTTGTCTCATACTCTTCCCAAGACAACTCTGGTTCGCTATGCAATTTTCTACGGATATCAACCAATTCCCCTGCATGATTTGCTATTTCTTTTTTGATCGCTTCAAGAATCACAGCAAAACCCTCCTAATGATTGTTTACAGGAAACCGACAAAGATTCCTGCCAAGATGACCGAGACGATGGTGACCGTAATGAATCCGGCGACGAGCATCGGCGGCAGCATGCGGCTAGTCAGCATCTCGCGTTCTTTTTCGTCCTGCGTCAATGCGTTGATCACTTCAACCGTGATGATGTAATCCGCCGGGAATCCGTAAAGCGCCGTCAACGAACAAGCGAACGCCATTTCTTTGCTGACTTTGAGGATTTTTCCGATGATAAACGAAAAGATATACATCCCGGCAAGCCCGATAATGATGCAGCCAATTAACGGATACAGAATTTCCAGCATCATTTGAGGTGTCGCCGTTTTTAAGCCGTCGAAGATGAATAGCAGCAAAGCCATGATCGCAAAGCCGAAGCCATTCGCCTTCTGCAGCGGGTGGCGCTCCAAAAATCCGATCGAACGCGCTAATACCCCAAACAATAAACACAATACATACGGGCTGATTTCCACAATCGGCGCTGCCAATGTTGAAGCCAGATAAGCGGCGTAGCCCACTAAAGCAAGCCGGAAGAATTTGAAGAAATCGGTATTGTATTTCTCAGGCAAGGCCGCAAACAACTTCGGTTTTTCGTCTTGGACTTTTTCTTCAGCGGTTCCTGCTGCCAAAGGTGCGTAATCCGTCAATTGGTTATTGCGGTATTTTTGCAGCAAATTACGGCCTTCTCTTTTTAGCATGACAGAAGTCAGCGGATAGCCTGCAAACCCTTGGATAACATAAATGACAATGGCGAACACAGCGAGCGTCGGAAGCCCTGCGGCCGTCGCCCCTTCCGACATGATCAATGCCGACACCAATCCCCCGACAAGTGGCGGGATGGCTACGATAACTGTCTGGAAATCAAACAACAGTGTCCCGATCGCAAGCAAAAATACGACAATCCCCAAAATTCCGGATAAGGCGATCAAAATCGTGCGCCACTGCTTTTTCAGTTCATCCAGCGACAATAAGGTCCCCATATTCGTGATCAGCAAATAAATCAGCAAAGTGGCGACGACTGGCGGAATCCCGCCGATGGTCACGATATCTTCCGGGAAAAATGTCCAATACCCAATCAGGAACAATACCCCACTGACGAAAATCGACGGAATCCAAGCTTTCGTGCGAATGGAGATCAGTTCTCCAATAAACAGGATGAAAGCCATAATGGCCAAGGCTAACATTTGGGGCATATTGTTCATTCCTCTCTCTGCTTCAAAATATTATACGAAAACATGTTTTTTCTGAAGCTTATTAGTTTTAAGCAATAGTAGCACAGAATTTCGAGTTCGGAAATATAATTTATAGACTATTTTGAAATAACTTTAAATTGAACAAACGTTCATTTTAATGGAAGCGCAACCAATAGTGATATATTGCGTATCTTTAATTTTATGAGCTTGGTAAATCTTTTTGCTAATTTTTTTTCGATATTCAAATGCGCTCCGCCTGTTAAGCAAGACTAGCGAAAGTTTAGACATTTTCCAGGGGAGGTATTGACTACAAGAAGCATAATTTAAGGAGGAGTTTGGATGAACGGCAAACATTATATAAATGGTGAATGGACGGATAAAGGCAATGATTCAATTAAAGTCATGAACCCGGCGACCGGTGAACAAGTCGGGACAGTGCCAAATGGCGGCGAAGCGGAAGCGACTGATGCGGTTGAAGCTGCCGCTGCAGCATTTCCTTCCTGGTCGAAGACAACGGCTTATGAACGGGCAGAGCTATTGATGAAATGGCATGATCTCCTGTTGGAACATAAAGAAGAAGTCGGTGAAATCCTGACGAAGGAAATGGGCAAACCGCTGAAAGAAGCAATCGGTGAAGTGGAATACTCCGCATCCTTCATTTCCTGGTTCGCGGAAGAAGGCAAACGCGTTTACGGCCGGACTATCCCTGCGAGCAAAGACGGCAAACGGATTCAAATCAATAAACAACCAGTAGGTGTAGTTGCGTCCATCACTCCTTGGAATTTCCCAGCTGCGATGATGGCACGTAAAATTGCGCCTGCCCTCGCAGCTGGCTGCACGTTCGTTTCGAAACCGGCGAAGATGACGCCGCTCACAGCGGTCCGCATGTTCGAGCTGGCGGAAGAAGCCGGATTCCCGAAAGGCGTCGTCAACTTGGTAACCGGCAGCGCCTCACAAATCGGCGAAGTGTTTACGAGCCACCCATCAGTCCGCAAGCTCACTTTTACCGGTTCGACTGAAATTGGCAAAGAATTGATGAAACAAGGGGCCGATACGATGCTGAACCTGTCATTGGAACTTGGCGGGCATGCGCCGATCATTGTTCTCGATGATGCAGATATCGACAAAGCGGTCGAAGG
Coding sequences:
- a CDS encoding M20 family metallo-hydrolase → MGNSTLYEDLIKGYDKQLDHSGISGERLAKRLHALSEIGYTEPGGIKRPGLSGEEKQAKRLVSSWMEEAGLSVREDGAGNVFGSLPGQSDGPAIASGSHVDSVPNGGNFDGPLGVLSALEVVEAWKSVGFVPEKPYEVVIFTDEEGSRFNSGLTGSRAMTGDITEQEMKQLRDYNGEGLEQVLNSYGSSLDGFRKSVRDLSELELFAEVHIEQGKKLEQKNQPVGIVNGIAGPAWMEVKFSGQAGHAGNTPMIGRTDSLVAAGEFVSRLPELPPAISETAVATVGKLDVSPNGINVIPEQVVLHVDARDIHKEPRDQLVERIRSLAEEVAGKHQVAVSLQQNTSITPVPIAEDLQREISAVLEQQGIEPARIPSGAGHDAMIVGRHIPVAMLFVRSKEGISHNPKEWSSLSDCVHGVHALKAFIESRMKKA
- a CDS encoding amidohydrolase — encoded protein: MILEAIKKEIANHAGELVDIRRKLHSEPELSWEEYETTEYVFSYLTELGIECRKTEPTGVIGELVGANPGKTVALRADMDALSVEELTSDLPYRSKEQGKMHACGHDAHTAMLLIAAKTLVSVKDQLEGTVRFLFQPAEEVATGARAMVQQGAMEGVDNVFGMHIWSQSPTGMVSCTAGPSFASADIFNIRFTGRGGHGAMPQACIDASVMASSFVMNVQSIVSRTIDPQQPAVVTVGKMTVGTRFNVIAENALIEGTVRCFDPEVRDHIEKQLEVYARNTAELYGGTAELEYIHGTQAVINEAESAQLARVVAVEAFGEDVLYHEEPTMGGEDFSFFLDEAPGCFALVGAGNPEKDTQWAHHHGRFNIDEEALSTGAELYAQYAYSYLNKK
- a CDS encoding NAD-dependent succinate-semialdehyde dehydrogenase, whose protein sequence is MNGKHYINGEWTDKGNDSIKVMNPATGEQVGTVPNGGEAEATDAVEAAAAAFPSWSKTTAYERAELLMKWHDLLLEHKEEVGEILTKEMGKPLKEAIGEVEYSASFISWFAEEGKRVYGRTIPASKDGKRIQINKQPVGVVASITPWNFPAAMMARKIAPALAAGCTFVSKPAKMTPLTAVRMFELAEEAGFPKGVVNLVTGSASQIGEVFTSHPSVRKLTFTGSTEIGKELMKQGADTMLNLSLELGGHAPIIVLDDADIDKAVEGVMASKFRNAGQTCVCGNRIYVQEGIVDEFSEKLKQATSQLKVGNGLEDGVDIGPLVDKDGYEKVERHVKDAIDKGAKVLIGGDGQSENDAYFYNPTVLIDASEDMLVMNEETFGPVAPIMSFKTDEEAVKLANDTRFGLASYFFTESMSRGTFMAENLEYGIVGWNDGLPSAAQAPFGGMKESGVGREGGQEGLDAFLETKYISIKL